The Chroicocephalus ridibundus chromosome 4, bChrRid1.1, whole genome shotgun sequence genome contains the following window.
GGCACTGACATATTTCACTGGGTTGCACAAAAATGGTCTGCCCTTTAATGTGTTTTATATGAGATTTTGAATTCTTTgcgttttttttcttccttgttaaaAATTACGCTACACGTGTATCTAAGTGTTTTGGTTGAAATGCCTTAAGAACTAACTGCAAATTTCTATAAACTATTAGCCTCTGAAGGTAGAAGACATGGATAAAGATGATTGATCTTTTAACTTCCTTAACCAGTTTCTAAATCTATGCTatccttcagggaaaaaaaataattaagaaattgcCTCATTCCATATCATGTTCTGTGTAGTTTATCTTAAAGTGGGAAGAACAGGGGATGTTTTAGCTTTTATGGTTTCCAACAtaaaccagattaaaaaaaaaaatcaaaataacaagAAGTGATACTCATTCCTTATCTAAAAGCCAATCTATACACACATtcaatacattaaatatttatataatacgAATGTGCAAAAGGAACCTATGTATTATGGAATTTATCACAATGAAACTGCAGATATCTAACAAGTAGGCAGAAACCAAAAGGCTGTCCCAAAAGAGCAGGCAAGAACACTTGTACGCATTCACACTCCTGTTAAGACACCAAAATCCAGCTTGTTTCTCTCCATGTGCTCGTTTCTCCTCCTGACCTCCTTATGGCAAATAGCAGTAAAAAGACCTAGCTGTGTGGAGAAAGGAGGTGTTTGGTACATTCCCACTTCTTTCCCAAATGAAGCACGAGATCAGTATGTCAGGAATCCAGAGAAGCTCCCTTCTTTTCTCAGAATCTCCCATAAATATGAACTAAACAGTTCCCTGATGCAGAAGGAAAACTAAATTAGGTTGCTTTAGTCTTGCTGATTAGCCAAAATCTTAATATTTACATGTTTGGTAGACAACAATGAAAGGAAGGTTTGAATCTAGATCATTGCTTTCCCAAGAtgcttttttccatatttcattaaaacatgTTAGAAGACCATTTCTTAAACCAAATTGTtctaattttttcatttaaaaagttgcacacaaaagtaatttttttcaagtttttgaagtcaacagcaaaaaaaccccacgaaacATGAATTCACATATTGCTCAGAAAAATGACttcttaaaacaaaatgcaaatcctTGTGTACCAACCCTGAAGATGAAAAATTGCATATGAGCATCTACATTGCTAATCATTAGCTCCTTAACCAGAAACACGGAGCTTTCTACAGtacaaaacatttgctttttgtttgctgcAAACATTCAAATAATACCCACAAGGCGGCAGCATGACCATGCAAACGAGAACATGTACTAACAGTGGAGGGCAGGGCGAACAGATCTGCAAATTCCTATAAAGCCACTGTATCACTCATCATGTGTAACATTTACTTCTGCACTTCATTTCACTGTCTAATTTGAGTAAGACCAGACAGTTTGGTTTTCTCAATTACATAGTATTGTTCTGTTTGGATTTGGAGAAAAATACCAGCTCGTTGTTTGCTCAAGTCATGGGTATTTTCTGTAAGATTATACAAAGTTTTAGCATTAAAAAGGATTCAGCTCCACACCTCACTGGTTGGTGTTACCTGAATATATCATTCATGTCACTTCAGCAGAACTTTCGCGTTCCTAGTATTATCTTTCATAcacaatttataaatatttttcatgacaaCAGCTTAGAATACTCAGATCGTTCATTCCGTGAAATGAGAAATCACAATTTATGAATGCCATTTCAAAAACCGAGGGAACTCTGAACTAAGGACTTTGTTTCTAGCTTTCAGTAACATGGTTAACATCTTCCAGATCAGGATATTACAGTATCATTCAAGACTGCTTTCCTTAAGGTTGTCATTAGGCACACTGAGAACGAACCCAAACTTTACAATGTTTCCAAAAAATTTAGCCAGACACCTTCACTTTATAATAAACCAAGTTTAGCTAAATCTTACAAAAATTAGTTCAAACCTCTTGAATTTCAGTCTTCAAAACTATGCACTAGTTTTCCAATATTACATactagagcaggggcaggggggaaataatttagatacatatatatgaagACTTGTAAGTAGTAAGGAAACGTGAATGGGGGAAGAGTTTATgtctacttttaaaatgtttttatattatGTAGATTGTATTTACTTTCCCTGAACCATCCtggttttaactgttttttcacATGACCACTTTCTGCCAACAATTCAACATCCCGCACATCAGCAGAATGAGTGCTCACCTGCTACGTTTAGGAGTAAGCAACTGATAAAACTACATCATTCCTGATTACATACTTGGTAAAGTAAGTTAAGAAGGTGTCAGTCCTACTGAATAAAGAAAGTTGAACAGCAACTTGAATATCAAGTCATTTTTACAGCTTTATTTCTGGCTAAAATAAATGATCAAGTAAAGTACAACAGGGCATTTTCACCGCCTGGCAATTATTTAAGGTCATATTCATACAACAAACACCACCATAGTTACAGGACAATTagtgtaatattttaattataatacGCAGCAAGTCACACTGCACAATATAACATTACATTACGAAAGATTACTGAAGCAGTCTCTCTCTATTCCTGCTGTCTCTGAAGATGAGAATACACGGTCAAAGCTTCATTTTATTACCGTTGCATTCATTTCTTGATCTAGCAGGTAAGAACACTATAAATTTAGTACTGCTAGCAGAATTCTTGCTTACTGTAGAactgctttttcccttctgaaagaaAGGGATCAAGGGGATCACAGTCTCCTGATGGAAAAGACAGGACTTTATCCCTTGAGCAGCAAGGCCCCTCATGAAAGGCAGAGAGCACTGAACAGAAAGTAAACACAGCGTAACAGAGCTTTGCTACCAGGTGAACTGTTATCAACAGTTATGGCAGGAGAAGAGGCCCACTGAATTAACCGACATTGTTTTCAGAGTGTAGTTTCTCAGTGCTCCCAGGAGTCCTTAAAATAGCGATGGGACACACAGAGACGCAAGGAAAAGCAAGCTTACAGCAGTCGCGATGGAGAGCCCCGTGGTCCCCCTCAGAACAGCCCTTTTGAAAGTCCTCCTTGAGGCCTGAAGGAGGATGCGAGGCAAGGAGGGGGTCCCAGAAGCCGGCCCCGAGCTCGggtagggcagggcagggcacggCTCCTCCAAAGCCAAGCGGTGAGGCCGGGAGGGAGAGCGGCGGGGAAGGCACCTCCCCACAGGCCCCTCTTTTCCTTCGGGGCTAGGAAGGAACAACGCCGCCCGCTCGAGCCTAGACAAAGCCTCCCCTCACCGCCATCCTCGCACTTACTCCAGTCCCCAGAGGACGCAGCCGGCACCGGGAGCGACGCACCGGCCGCGCAGAGCGGGGAGGAGATGCGGGTGACCCAGGCAGGCCCCACCGGAAGCCACCTCACCGCACCGGGCAGCAGCGGGAACAGCCCTCAGGGCGccggcgcgcggcggggcggggcgagagGCGAGGCGTCTTGTGATTGGGCGGCCGCGGCACCGTGCAGAGTCTGATTGGGCGCTTCGAAAGGCGGGCAGTGGTTGGTGGGGCGCGCGGCGGGCGGgtaaggaagaggagaaggagggtggcggcggcgggagagTGGGGTTGTTTCCGTCGTGGGCAGGTAGAGTCGCCGTTCTCCCTTCGTCTGTGCGGCTTTCTTGGCGTTCGTGCCCGCTGTCTGAGCACCCGCACGGACATCCGTCGAACCGGAGAGGCAGTGACAGGCCGGGGTGAGGGCCAGTGCCCTGTCCCTCTCTAGAAGTTCGCACGAGGCCTTGGTCAGTGAGGGAAACTTCTTAGGGCTTGGGGGGGAAATTATTGTAAAAAGCGTTTTAACGTGCTCCCTGAAATCTGTGATGGTAATACGCTTAGGACCGATGCCAATGTCCTACTAGTCGTGCCTAGGTGAAGCTTTGTATGCCATCCAAAGGGAGCAAGTCTCCTGAGCCTGCTTATGCCTCCATTTCAACTTCTTTAACCATTCAGCTTTTCAGGTGGCTTCGTCATGGATGAAACTGTTGCTGAGTACATCCGAAGAACTGTACTAAAAATCCCACGAGATGAAATTAAGATGATGCTACAGAAATGGGGCTTTCTCTCTGAGGCACAGCTGGAAACCATAAACTTCCATCAGATAAAGGACAACATTTCTCAAGATGTGGTGCAGCTTTGTGAGGTAACTGCCTGTCAGTGACATACAGAATGCATGTTGaagcaccaggaaaaaaacattcttatgaagaaataaatcttCTTTGGCTGTAACACATCATCAAATAGCAGCTTGCAGTCTGAAAAGCGTAAAGCTGAACTGGTAATACCATCAATTTTGCCTGATTGATAGGAGTGCAAGATTGACCCTTATTGAGTATGGAAGTGCATGTTTTGAGCTCTTGGCTTCCACAAAGTAGATAAAATTCAGTGTGTTAAACCTTTAAGAAATGTGTGTATTTCTAAATTGTAAAATAAAGGCATTGATTGAGATGTCTACTCATTACATAGTGCTAATTTAGATCTATTTAGTATGGATAACGATAGCACTAGCATATATCTTAGActtcttagattttttttgaaaaacttcCTTGGCCAAAGCTACTTCATTCTGCAAACTGTAAGTAAAAAAGGTTTTCTGATCGCCTCCTTAAGTACTCTGATTTTGGTGCACCAGGAATCTTTATATATACTAGGAGTCTTTAGATATGGCCTAGATAGATACAGTTATTACTAATAGCTCTTAAATTCTATAGGTTTTCTTGTATCATTCCCTTTGAATTTCATACCCAAAGATTAATTATATGGAGTGTAGATCAAACTGCAGGCAAGAAACTGTTAAGTTATTCTTGTAAGATagcaaatgtttctgaaacatCTGTAAGAAGTAGTATCAtagtttctttaatattttttcacactGTAAATGATAAATAAGGAGGAACCAAGCATGTTAAAATTCCTGACAGTGAAATACTAGTCAGAGTTGCGTAACGTCATGAATACTTTCTAATTGCTCATACATCATATTATAAGGACAGCGTTGTTCTTGCTGCCTCTGCAGAAACACTTAAACCTTGCTGTAATAGCTTTTATTATTGATTTCTCAAAACTGTATTGTGTGCACATTGGGACCAGGTGTGGTGTCTCTGAGGAGACTGTACGTGCTGTGGACTTCAGTGCAATGTAATTTAAACTACCAGtactgaggtttttttgcttACTAAACAGTATGATAGAGCATTCTGGACTTGCAGTTCACCATGCACTGTTATTCTTCTTTCCAGGAAAATTCTGCAGACATAAAGCAAGCAGCTGTCCTAGACATAATTTGTaagtaaaaaatgaataaaaagaacATCTTTATACCTTTTTCTGAGTAACTTGGTAATGCCCTTAATTACATAGCAATTGTCCTAGTGAGGTACAGCTGCATCTGGTGCACACAGATTACATTTCAGATGACGAATCTTATTGGatctgatctttttaaaaaaatttcaaaagctcAAAATCAACAAAAGCATGTTTGCTTCTTCTGGCATCTAAATAGATGTAAACTGTAGTAAGCCACATCAGCACACAATTATAAATGTAGAGAGATATGTTTGTCTCCAGTATGCACCAAACCCTAAAATCAGTAATGTCATGCTCCTATAAGGAGTGACTTGGGCAAAATTATAGGCACATACTCCAGGGGGAACTCTAACTGCAATATTAATTTGCAACTTGATTATATAATAGTTTAAATTGCAAGACTTTTTAACACTCTACACTTCTTAGTTTGAGTTTAGACTGGATTTCAGTCAGTTTAGGTAAAATCCTTCTTTAAACGTTGAACCTCAGAGATACCCTTTATTAGTTgtgtaaatgaattaaaaaagatCTTCCCAtctcttttaataaaaaactGTGTTGCTATTAGATTTACTGTGAGTGGTAGTTTAAGAATGCTGAATAAATTGTATTGTGTTACCAGaagtaatattttgaaataacctGGTCATAAAGGTATTGTAAAACTATTTGTTCCTTTAATTACCATTTGACAATACACTATGTTATTGAGCAATTCCTATTTTTCTTAGACAATAACATCTACCCAAACAAAAGAATATGGAGTGTTTACCAGATGAACAAAACAGGTAAAATGCCTTTCCTTGCTGTAATCTCACAGTTCTCAGAAACTTACTGCAATGCTGCCTCATATACCTTTTAAACACAAGGTCTAGTTTTCAGTataaatatcttaaatatttagCTGTAGTCTAATACGGATTTTTCAACAGAGCCGTCTTTAATGTTTTTAGAATGCTTTTGATTAGGTTCTTATTATTAGAAATCAGAACTGCTAATTAAATATTAACCTTTTCGCTATATATCGGTCATGAGGCTCAAGTTTAATATACAGCTTTTCGTATAAGGCTATGGAACTTCAgctttttctgcttaattttgtttcagcaaaacTGTAAAATCGTCTCGGAACTATTTCTTGTAAACACAattgtagttttttttttcttgtgtaacaGGGGAAGAAACGGAATTTTTTGACTtaacagatttcaaaaaaaaatttaaaagactaCTTCGGTCAGCCTtgaaaaatgtaagaataaaTCCATTCTAAACTTATTACACAGCTCTGCTGTCAATAGATTGTTTTCATAACTTTAGggaggtatttttctttctacagtcTGCAtcaaaaattaaatggaattatttaTTTGGGAATGGTAGGAACTGCATGTGAAATAGGAAAAATGTATTGCATATCTGTTCTAGCAACTTTACAATTATGctggaatgaaataaaatgtaaatttgcCTTAAAATGTGACAGCCTTCAAGAAAGGCAATATGTTCATGTTTTCTATCAAATCTTTGCCCTATTTGAGTGTACACGTTGCCTAGGTAAGTTGACATTGCTTTGTCCTGTTACACAAACAACCAAAATCAGGTCAAACAGAGTACAGAGGGAGTTCGAAATAGCCAGTAAGCAAAACAAGGAAGTTCAGTTACTATGGCTTAGATTAGTAGCAACATTGTATCCGTTTCCTTTTAGTTcagattttgaaattatattttgtgaTGTCTGTGAGAACTTGGCTCTGGTATTTCATTACGTTATAATGACTGAAAGACCACTGTCAATAGCAAGAAACGGTTTCTAGGCTACATAAATGagcatgggaagaaaataaaaaaaatgggaggCATTATCATGTCACTCTTTTACTAAACAATTTGCAGAAGCCTTTTCTTGCTTTAGTTCGCCAGCTTCATTTAAGCAAGGTAATAGAAAATGCTGCTGGCTGGTTAGCTAGTTCACGCAAAGGATTCCCACTGATAACAGCAGAGGGCAACAAATACAAATCAGACAAACAGATAATTAGCTGCAGTTCATATAAATCTATTGTATAaggttttgcaatattttcatttaaaaaaaaaatccacaaaaacttTGAGAAATTATGTTGGTCCAACAATCTAAACGGTTTATGTCCTAGTTGGACTAAAAGCTTGACTACATTTGCCTCAGTCAAAGGgagggttgtttggggtttttttaaaggaagttttccCATTCTAAAATCACCCAGATTGAGTAAAGGTAAAAAGAAGTAACTGAGGAGCAAATCTACAAGAACAGGGAAGGGAGTCGTCTTCAAATTTCTCATTGTGTATTCTTGAGCAGCAATAAATACTATATTCAGGTCTAAAATCACAAGTTGATCAAAAGTTTAGTTTCTCAAAAATTGGACATATTGGAAATATTGCCACTAGCCCTCCATCTAAACAGATGCTTTTCTGTTGTGTTGTTATTTTCCCAAAAGACAGAATCAGGTTTTTGTAataagctgtttttattttcacccTTCAGAAGAAAATGTACATCAACAGGAACAAAAGTCATGTTAGAGTTTGAAAGGTgattcctccccgcccccccctagTTTGTGAGGAATTTGTTTCAAATACAATTGTGACCACACTACTGGGATTTGTTTCTTAGTCAAGCAGTGGTGTATTAAATTCTGTTTGGGTCTTACGAGCGCAGGGTTAAGAGAGAACAAAATCTTTCTGGGCATTTGAATGTGCTGGtaaatcaaagcttttctttttctgtttaggtCACCATCAACTTTAGAGAATATGAGGATAATGCAATCTGGATTAGAATTGCCTGGGGAACGCCGtatacaaaaccaaaccagtacaAAACCAGCTATGTTGTATACCATTCACAGACTCCCTATGTCTTCATTTCTGCCTCAGTGCTCAGGAGCAACTTGCCTCTGCTGTGTCAGGTAAAGAATAAGACTCTGTAGACCCTGATTTCACTGCAGTCATGCAGAGCTATAATTGTGTTATGTTTTAAGAGAATGGGTAAAGATTTGTCACTTAAAGTAATTTAGTAATTTacatagtaatttttttcccttagctcGTGATAAAATTGGGGCAAAACCCAATCTTTTAGACCTTTGAGAGGGTGCATTGTGAATAAATTCAGTTCATTGGGATTTTTGCTGATCTTGAATTGTTCTAATTTCTTAACCAAGCATTAGGCGATATTTAGTTAAATTGTCTCATAGAAGTTGGAGAATATTACATCAACACTGTTAACTTCAAGAACTAACTGTATAAGCTCATCAGAGAATGCTATTAATTAGTTTTAAAGGACATTTTCTGTCAACTTATGGTGATCAGTGTTGGTAGTCTTTAATTTTTTATCTATTTAGCAGACTTCCAgacattaattattttattaatctgtttgtttattttatttattcagctgATAGGGCTATAGGCTCATCTGGTTATCCTGtgaattcttttaaatattaaccTAAGCTTAATAACAGTGTATTCAACTTCTTTTTTCAGACATGATAATCCTGCTATTTAAAGGACAGTTACTGACCTTGAAACAAAAACATCACAATGTCtagaaatgttatattttttccatattataAACATAGTGATGATTAAGACTGATGTTAAAACAATTTCAATTTCTATTTAAAGGCCCTGGTGGTTGCTTCCAATTACCAAAACATCCGTGAAATGGAGCTTCGAAGTCATTCTTTAAACTCCCTTAAAGATATTGTATTTAAGAGATATAGCCAGGTGAGCCACTTCACACGTACGTCCAAAGATAAGCATTGCTTCTTGTTTCAGGCCTAGTTCTCACCCCCAGTAGGTGGGGAAAATCACCTCTTCCAAGAGACCATCGagttaaaataatattgaacTATTGTGGTGGGTAGCCTTTCATTAAGGTAACATTACAATGGGGATGTAATTACTTGGTATCCTGCCTGTCCTCTATTATTGTAATGGTTAATTCAGTCTAAAAATTGTATGAACAATTCAATCCCAGGATTTTCTAGTATCATTTCACTAGGCTTCCTAGAGCAATGAGTTGAAGGCTATTAGAATGGGCACTTACTCTGCTTGTCCATGTAAAACTTGTAAATAGGGAAATGTTCACAAATATCATTGGACAGACATTCTATTCTCAAAATAAAGTTGGGCTTTCTGACTTCTAGTAACCGTCAAAAATTGGAAGAATACTGACTTTCAGAATGAGAAGTAAAAAATCTGGAAAGTTGTCTTCAGGTACAGCCTCTAAAAGtggaagtgaaataaaacatttttctccccCCCGTCTCTCCATTTAGAACTTCCAAACTTACTGTCCGAGACCTCTGACAGAAAGCAATGTAGCACCAGAAACCGGTacgtatattttaaattaaatggcagCTTGAATGTCATTACTGCTGGCTTATGAAATGAGGTTCATAATAGGAAATTTACGTATGTTACATTGATGTTACATTATCCATCCCTGGTGGGGTGCCATAGTACTGGCTGTCACTAGGAGGGGTAATTATTTCCCTGTGACTGTTGTTGGACACAGTTACGAAACTAAAAATACTCAGTGCCAGGTATCTCCTTTTAtatttgcttgggtttttctCTTGGTAAGAACTGAAAATATAAATGATGGAGACAACTAGCTTATGAATAAAAGATTATGATGAAttctttacaatttattttcagaatttcactGGAGTAATCACCTGGTTAGAAAAACAGTATCGTACCAGCTGTCAAAgttgtctttctgttttttctattttctttcctactCTTTCCACCTGCAGTAGATTTACGGATAATTCAAGAGAAcataaatgagaaagaaagaatacagAGACTGAATCGGGAAGTTTT
Protein-coding sequences here:
- the CENPN gene encoding centromere protein N isoform X2, encoding MDETVAEYIRRTVLKIPRDEIKMMLQKWGFLSEAQLETINFHQIKDNISQDVVQLCEENSADIKQAAVLDIIYNNIYPNKRIWSVYQMNKTGEETEFFDLTDFKKKFKRLLRSALKNVTINFREYEDNAIWIRIAWGTPYTKPNQYKTSYVVYHSQTPYVFISASVLRSNLPLLCQALVVASNYQNIREMELRSHSLNSLKDIVFKRYSQNFQTYCPRPLTESNVAPETVDLRIIQENINEKERIQRLNREVFGDGPQPKIEFAQYKLETMFKSDPKMDVLDKKEPFRCLVKFSSPHLLESLKSLAPAGMADAPLSPLLTCIPQKARNYFKIREKKSFLPGSFVSP
- the CENPN gene encoding centromere protein N isoform X1, coding for MRGKEGVPEAGPELGFSGGFVMDETVAEYIRRTVLKIPRDEIKMMLQKWGFLSEAQLETINFHQIKDNISQDVVQLCEENSADIKQAAVLDIIYNNIYPNKRIWSVYQMNKTGEETEFFDLTDFKKKFKRLLRSALKNVTINFREYEDNAIWIRIAWGTPYTKPNQYKTSYVVYHSQTPYVFISASVLRSNLPLLCQALVVASNYQNIREMELRSHSLNSLKDIVFKRYSQNFQTYCPRPLTESNVAPETVDLRIIQENINEKERIQRLNREVFGDGPQPKIEFAQYKLETMFKSDPKMDVLDKKEPFRCLVKFSSPHLLESLKSLAPAGMADAPLSPLLTCIPQKARNYFKIREKKSFLPGSFVSP